In Biomphalaria glabrata chromosome 11, xgBioGlab47.1, whole genome shotgun sequence, the following proteins share a genomic window:
- the LOC106055054 gene encoding leucine-rich repeat-containing protein 15-like, with the protein MMLHLRKQYAERMLHLVLIFVLMSVAQSGACPSACTCWEYHVDCYGRQLQFIPEDTPLIVKKLELQENEIQDLNREMLIQFQDLENIFLKNNQISEIKPKTFANISSLESINLENNLIKDIAEDGFYNLSSLQIVDLSYNQLSEISEQFKNVPSLQRLNLNSNQLTSLKEDSFTHLRNLVYLTLSDNQISQITNAAFEGMEKLSYLVLSGNPLKTVDNIFQQLEALTFLDISRCRLRQFPTGLPWTLRSLNISNNYLMIIKVTDLSTIRHINSLDFGNNQIRFIEHDAFSKAPYLTEIRLSGNQLVQLPLRIPKTVLTFLAEGNKIEKIYSNNFDHDSVMSTFSLYNNSISEIDAYTFSRLINLTTLNLGSNQISMIKSFTFAGLRQLTCLNLERNPIVTIKDRAFASLFRVKTLKLSSIKTNVSDMAENVFQDLSSLNSLDIQSSPYIAHKIITSATVIRTFYDLWHLNLKNNGLKNLPMEIRAGLNSLKGIQLSDNPWECDNKMLAFKNWMNESPKLFTDQVICASPYNLQGRSVKDIDPKEFTAPTVEPPTTPEMHNFTVTNTSKNVSNDSNATEFTTQNLPDANVTSSRQWQDDKKVKDTTKQMDKNVMTLSTNVNILTDSRLFPSATLNKNEITSSTPEINVGAVDKTNLYRPLAPTSVFKTTEVDSTLTTLFLYNSIQLQSSFESVTTQDSTTQFTESMPWTSFSMDTVMATSIHVSSTPAADASSTSYSDEPNNSGPISFNSRGRNAGDNRLPTFSASPGSRMQVTIIGVAVSLLTLVAALLTAVAVVHCRRRRKRLPINDEQTFASTNETSDTVFIVRHMASEPIAASTGENEGGTTPGEKASSTSLSSSSSSKLGSKFSRQRSSTSSSSKTSFDCIHGSKDDDSEMLMYSWK; encoded by the exons ATGATGCTCCACTTACGCAAACAGTATGCAGAACGGATGTTACATTTGGTTCTGATCTTTGTATTGATGTCTGTTGCCCAAAGTGGTGCATGCCCCAGTGCTTGCACCTGCTGGGAATACCACGTAGACTGCTATGGGAGACAACTGCAGTTCATACCTGAGGATACACCTCTCATTGTGAAAAAGTTGGAACTTCAAGAAAATGAAATTCAAGATCTAAACAGAGAAATGTTGATTCAGTTTCAAGAtttggaaaatatttttctgAAAAACAACCAAATTTCTGAGATCAAGCCTAAGACATTTGCTAACATTTCCTCTTTGGAATCCATCAATCTTGAGAATAACCTGATTAAAGACATCGCAGAAGATGGATTTTACAATCTTTCTTCGCTTCAAATCGTTGACTTGTCATACAATCAGCTCTCTGAGATCTCTGAACAGTTTAAGAATGTTCCGAGCCTTCAGCGACTCAATTTAAACTCTAACCAGCTGACCTCTTTAAAAGAGGACAGTTTTACACATCTAAGAAACCTTGTATATCTCACACTGTCAGATAACCAAATTTCCCAGATCACAAATGCAGCTTTTGAAGGTATGGAAAAACTGTCCTATCTAGTGCTGAGTGGGAACCCACTAAAAACTGTGGACAACATTTTCCAACAATTAGAGGCTCTCACTTTCTTAGACATCTCACGCTGCCGATTGAGACAGTTTCCCACTGGTCTCCCTTGGACTTTAAGGTCTCTGAACATCTCAAACAACTATCTGATGATTATCAAAGTAACCGACCTCTCAACCATAAGGCACATAAACAGCCTTGACTTTGGTAACAACCAGATCAGGTTTATAGAACATGACGCTTTCTCAAAAGCTCCGTACCTCACAGAAATACGACTAAGTGGGAACCAACTTGTTCAGCTTCCTCTCAGAATTCCCAAGACAGTGTTAACATTTTTGGCAGAAGGCAATAAAATCGAGAAGATTTATTCTAACAACTTTGACCATGATTCTGTCATGAGCACCTTTTCACTGTACAATAACAGCATCTCAGAAATAGATGCGTACACCTTTTCAAGGCTGATCAATCTTACAACTTTAAACCTTGGTTCAAATCAAATCAGCATGATCAAGAGCTTCACCTTTGCAGGATTGCGTCAGTTAACTTGTTTGAACCTGGAAAGAAACCCCATTGTCACGATTAAAGACAGGGCATTCGCAAGTTTGTTCCGTGTCAAGACACTTAAGCTATCTAGCATCAAGACCAATGTTTCAGACATGGCGGAAAATGTCTTTCAAGATTTATCTTCTCTGAACAGCCTTGACATTCAATCCAGTCCTTACATAGCCCATAAAATTATCACTTCTGCAACGGTGATACGCACCTTTTATGACCTGTGGCATTTGAACTTGAAGAACAATGGGCTTAAAAATTTACCGATGGAGATCAGAGCAGGTCTTAACAGCTTGAAGGGGATCCAACTTTCTGACAATCCGTGGGAATGTGACAATAAAATGCTGGCCTTCAAAAATTGGATGAATGAATCTCCAAAGTTATTCACTGATCAGGTAATTTGTGCTAGCCCTTACAACCTACAAGGAAGGTCAGTCAAGGATATAGATCCAAAAGAGTTCACAGCACCTACCGTAGAACCTCCAACCACACCAGAAATGCACAATTTTACAGTCACAAACACCAGCAAAAATGTTAGCAATGACAGCAATGCCACAGAGTTTACAACACAAAACCTCCCTGATGCCAATGTCACAAGCAGCAGACAATGGCAAGATGACAAGAAGGTCAAAGATACAACCAAACAAATGGACAAAAATGTTATGACACTAAGCACAAATGTAAACATTCTGACAGACTCACGCCTATTCCCTTCAGCAACTCTGAACAAGAACGAAATTACATCCTCTACCCCAGAAATAAATGTTGGTGCTGTGgataaaacaaatttgtatCGGCCTCTTGCCCCAACATCTGTTTTTAAGACAACAGAAGTGGACAGCACTCTGACaaccttgtttttatataaCAGCATTCAACTTCAG tctagttTTGAAAGTGTTACTACTCAAGACTCAACCACCCAATTTACAGAGAGCATGCCATGGACCAGTTTCTCTATGGATACTGTGATGGCGACCAG TATCCATGTTTCTTCAACACCAGCCGCTGATGCTTCCTCCACTTCCTACAGTGACGAGCCCAATAATTCAGGCCCAATAAGTTTTAACAGTAGGGGAAGGAACGCCGGAGACAACAGATTGCCAACTTTTTCTGCCTCTCCAGGAAGCAGAATGCAGGTGACCATAATTGGTGTCGCAGTGTCCCTGCTCACCCTCGTTGCTGCTCTCTTAACAGCTGTTGCTGTTGTTCACTGCAGACGGCGAAGAAAACGCCTACCCATAAATGATGAACAAACATTCGCATCAACTAATGAAACATCAGACACTGTTTTTATTGTCAGACACATGGCTTCTGAGCCAATCGCTGCGTCAACAGGTGAAAATGAAGGTGGCACGACACCAGGGGAAAAGGCAAGCTCAACATCTCTATCCTCATCAAGCTCATCAAAGTTAGGGTCAAAGTTCAGCAGGCAAAGATCATCTACATCCTCAAGCTCAAAGACCAGCTTTGATTGTATTCATGGATCAAAGGATGATGATTCAGAAATGTTGATGTATTCATGGAAATAA